A region of Ovis canadensis isolate MfBH-ARS-UI-01 breed Bighorn chromosome 19, ARS-UI_OviCan_v2, whole genome shotgun sequence DNA encodes the following proteins:
- the TATDN2 gene encoding putative deoxyribonuclease TATDN2 produces the protein MASERRKVKYHWSSTSDRSSRKRSCLREPSNVAPSSRPAHSSVSRSGGASSPKRLKAQKEDDVSWGSSLHKSSTSSSHSRRRSSTSSSSSHSSGPGAGGAACKRGLIPSSQGFLSSGGSPLRSVRPSLEEMASLEEEACSLKVDSKDSPRSSVDSELAAEVEGQNGTMEEPHKVQKRQRDRLQDQGSAMIYLKAIQGILGKSMPKRKGEAAPQAKPHIAERPRRGEGPAGSGSVTAPQKERESTPEVRVEEEDAVLEKSSFFDRRVVIDPQERPSEEPLRGRRVLTEECSPPLEFLDDSDSHLNGQKPKDREVVMERTSSGSDWSDVDEISTARFSQEEPVPLKPSAVPEASAFPTDYVMYPAHLYSSPWCDYASYWTSGPKTPGYPSVGSGGSDTTQAGRSCRDSSSASTVSPLLTSREPEAAKEGRSRKSRSSRFSRSSEGHAKEKRTFQEDVLPRPGEEPASSSLPRSRREPRLEGFIDTHCHLDMLYSKLSFKGTFTKFRKIYSSSFPKEFQGCISDFCDPRTLTDGLWEDLLQEDLVWGAFGCHPHFARYYSESQERNLLQALRHPKAVAFGEMGLDYSHKCTTPVPEQHKVFERQLQLAVSLRKPLVIHCREADEDLLKIMKKLVPPDYKIHRHCFTGSYPVIEPLLEHFPNMSVGFTAVLTYSSAWEAREALKQIPLERIIVETDAPYFLPRQVPKSLCQYAHPGLALHTVREIARVKDLPLASTLATLRENTRRLYSL, from the exons ATGGCGTCGGAGCGGCGCAAGGTCAAGTACCACTGGAGCAGCACTTCGGATCGGAGTTCCCGCAAGCGCAGCTGCCTCCGGGAGCCCAGTAATGTGGCCCCCTCCAGCCGCCCAGCTCACAGCTCTGTGTCGCGTTCAGGAGGGGCCAGCAGCCCCAAGCGCCTGAAAGCCCAGAAGGAGGACGATGTGTCCTGGGGCTCATCCCTCCACAAAAGTTCCACCTCTTCCTCGCATTCCCGCCGCAGAagttccacctcctcctcctcctcccattcCTCTGGCCCAGGTGCGGGTGGGGCCGCCTGCAAACGAGGCCTGATTCCGAGCTCACAGGggttcctttcttcagggggaTCCCCTCTGCGCTCTGTCAGACCTTCTCTGGAAGAAATGGCTTCTCTCGAGGAGGAAGCCTGCAGCCTTAAG gttgATTCCAAAGATAGCCCTCGTAGCTCTGTGGATTCTGAATTGGCAGCGGAAGTGGAGGGTCAAAATGGTACAATGGAGGAACCACACAAGgtccagaaaaggcagagggatagACTTCAAGACCAGGGCTCCGCCATGATCTACCTAAAGGCCATCCAGGGCATCCTgggaaagtcaatgccaaagaggaagggagaggcgGCCCCACAGGCAAAACCCCAcatcgcagagcgcccccgccgcGGAGAGGGACCAGCCGGGAGTGGCAGCGTGACTGCtcctcagaaagagagagagtccaCCCCAGAGGTCAGAGTGGAGGAGGAGGATGCTGTGCTGGAGAAGAGCAGCTTCTTTGACAGGAGGGTGGTGATAGACCCTCAGGAGAGACCCAGCGAGGAGCCCCTGCGTGGCCGAAGGGTGCTCACCGAAGAGTGCTCTCCACCCCTGGAGTTTCTGGATGACTCTGACTCGCATTTGAATGGCCAGAAG CCTAAGgaccgggaggtggtgatggagcgCACCTCTTCAGGAAGTGACTGGTCCGACGTGGACGAGATTTCCACGGCCAGGTTCTCTCAGGAGGAGCCCGTCCCCCTGAAACCCTCCGCAGTTCCGGAGGCTTCTGCCTTCCCCACGGACTATGTCATGTATCCAGCTCACCTGTACAGCAGTCCCTGGTGTGACTATGCCAGCTACTGGACCAGTGGTCCCAAGACCCCCGGGTACCCGTCCGTGGGCAGTGGCGGCAGCGACACGACACAGGCGGGCAGGAGCTGCCGGGACTCTTCCTCTGCCTCGACAGTGAGCCCCCTGCTCACCTCCAGGGAGCCTGAGGCTGCCAAGGAAGGCAGATCCCGGAAGTCTCGTTCATCTCGTTTCTCTAGAAGCTCGGAAGGACACGCGAAGGAGAAAAGAACATTCCAGGAGGATGTGCTGCCCCGGCCGGGTGAAGAACCTGCATCTAGCTCCCTGCCCAGGAGCCGTCGGGAGCCCAGGCTGGAGGGTTTCATCGACACCCACTGTCACTTGGACATGCTCTATTCCAAGCTGTCATTCAAAGGGACCTTCACCAAGTTCAGGAAGATTTACAGTAGCTCCTTCCCTAAGGAGTTTCAGGGCTGCATCTCCGACTTCTGTGATCCTCGCACCCTGACGGATGGCCTCTGGGAGGACCTGTTGCAGGAGGATCTGGTGTGGGGTGCCTTTGGCTGTCACCCGCATTTTGCACGTTACTACAGTGAGAGTCAAGAAAGAAATCTTCTGCAAGCCTTGAGGCACCCCAAGGCTGTGGCATTTGGAGAGATGGGCTTGGATTACTCTCACAAGTGCACCACCCCTGTCCCAGAGCAGCACAAG GTGTTTGAGAGGCAGCTACAGCTGGCCGTGTCTCTAAGGAAGCCCTTGGTAATCCACTGCCGAGAAGCTGATGAAGATCTGctaaaaatcatgaaaaaacTTGTGCCTCCAGACTACAAGATTCACAG GCACTGCTTCACTGGCAGCTACCCGGTCATCGAGCCCCTGCTGGAGCACTTTCCCAACATGTCCGTGGGCTTCACAGCCGTCTTGACCTACTCCTCCGCCTGGGAGGCCCGGGAAGCTCTGAAACAGATCCCCCTGGAGAGGATCATCGTAGAGACGGACGCTCCCTATTTCCTGCCTCGACAG GTTCCCAAGAGCCTTTGCCAGTACGCCCACCCGGGCCTGGCCTTGCACACGGTTCGAGAGATCGCCAGGGTCAAAGACCTGCCACTCGCCAGCACCCTGGCCACCCTGCGTGAGAACACCCGCCGCCTCTACAGTCTTTAA